In Mycolicibacterium alvei, a single window of DNA contains:
- a CDS encoding response regulator transcription factor: MKRILVVDDEPTILSAVATRLRAEAFEVETAVDGPSAVATAATTQPDLVVLDVMLPGFDGLEVCRRIQAERVVPVLMLTARSDEIDMLIGLGIGADDYLTKPFSMRELVARVRVLLRRVDRAAGDQPLSVGDYRIDLTERRVHQGDQEIHLTRTEFDLLAFLAGRPRAAVPRETLLEHVWGWASEVETRTVDSHVKALRRKLGSELIRTVHGVGYALEIPR; this comes from the coding sequence GTGAAGCGAATCCTGGTGGTCGACGACGAGCCGACGATCCTGTCCGCGGTGGCGACCAGGCTGCGGGCGGAGGCGTTCGAGGTCGAGACCGCGGTCGACGGACCCTCGGCCGTGGCAACCGCTGCGACGACCCAGCCCGATCTGGTCGTACTCGACGTCATGCTGCCGGGCTTCGACGGCCTGGAGGTGTGCCGGCGTATCCAGGCCGAGCGGGTGGTGCCGGTGCTCATGCTGACCGCGCGCAGCGACGAGATCGACATGCTGATCGGTCTGGGTATCGGCGCCGACGACTACCTGACCAAGCCGTTCAGCATGCGCGAACTGGTGGCGCGGGTACGGGTCCTGTTGCGACGGGTGGACCGGGCGGCCGGTGATCAGCCGTTGTCGGTCGGTGACTACCGCATCGACCTGACCGAGCGCCGGGTCCATCAGGGCGATCAGGAGATCCACCTGACCCGAACTGAATTCGACCTGCTGGCGTTTCTGGCCGGGCGGCCCAGGGCTGCGGTGCCCCGCGAGACGCTGCTCGAACACGTCTGGGGTTGGGCGTCGGAGGTGGAGACCCGGACGGTGGACAGCCACGTCAAGGCGCTGCGGCGCAAGCTCGGATCTGAATTGATCCGCACGGTGCACGGCGTCGGTTACGCCTTGGAGATTCCACGGTGA
- a CDS encoding AmiS/UreI family transporter, giving the protein MGNVGLLLVGVALFVNGLVSVGLVSGRGAAPINLFVGAAQVVLPTLVLVQSDGDPGIINATWPSYLFGFTYLWFGFIQIFDIDPRGFGWYSTFVAAIAAYYALKSLGTDPVFAVIWATWAIMWTLFFVLLGLGIAKAGRIDLGHFTGWFLILLGIPTCTVSAILLLNGIWPTSPLAGVVALLVLLAATALSLVLARRSAGREDVLPASSGLEPSAVGSVPQPA; this is encoded by the coding sequence ATGGGAAACGTCGGGCTACTTCTGGTGGGCGTGGCGCTGTTCGTCAACGGACTCGTCTCGGTCGGTCTGGTCAGCGGGCGCGGCGCCGCCCCGATCAATCTGTTTGTCGGTGCGGCCCAGGTGGTGCTGCCGACGCTGGTTCTCGTGCAGTCGGACGGCGATCCCGGCATCATCAACGCGACCTGGCCGAGTTACCTGTTCGGCTTCACCTATCTGTGGTTCGGCTTCATTCAGATCTTCGACATCGATCCGCGCGGATTCGGTTGGTACAGCACCTTTGTCGCGGCAATCGCGGCGTACTACGCGCTCAAGAGTCTCGGCACCGACCCGGTTTTCGCCGTGATCTGGGCGACCTGGGCGATCATGTGGACGCTGTTCTTCGTGCTCTTGGGACTTGGGATCGCCAAGGCCGGCCGGATCGATCTGGGGCACTTCACCGGCTGGTTCCTGATCCTGCTCGGCATTCCGACCTGCACAGTCTCGGCGATCCTGCTGTTGAACGGAATCTGGCCGACATCGCCTCTGGCGGGTGTGGTCGCGCTGCTGGTGCTGCTGGCGGCCACTGCGCTGTCCCTGGTGTTGGCGCGCCGCAGTGCCGGCCGCGAGGACGTACTTCCCGCGTCATCCGGCCTCGAACCCTCGGCGGTCGGGAGTGTGCCGCAACCGGCGTGA
- the kstR2 gene encoding TetR family transcriptional regulator KstR2 has translation MEPDTPAQPASRRDELLDLAATMFAERGLKATTVRDIADSAGILSGSLYHHFKSKEQMVEEVLRDFLDWLFARYLEILDQETSPLGRLTGLFMASFEAIEHRHAQVVIYQDEAKRLSDIPQFGFVDERNREQRKMWVDILQQGIADGSFRQDIDVDLVYRFIRDTTWVSVRWYQPGGPLSAEEVGRQYLAIVLGGITAGNATVKGDQ, from the coding sequence ATGGAGCCGGATACCCCCGCCCAGCCGGCGAGCAGACGCGACGAGCTGCTGGACCTTGCCGCGACGATGTTTGCCGAACGCGGACTGAAGGCGACGACGGTCCGCGATATCGCCGACTCCGCAGGAATCCTGTCGGGCAGTCTCTACCACCACTTCAAGTCCAAAGAGCAGATGGTCGAGGAAGTCCTCCGCGATTTCCTTGACTGGCTGTTCGCGCGGTACCTGGAGATCCTCGACCAGGAGACCAGCCCGTTGGGTCGGCTCACCGGTCTGTTCATGGCCTCGTTCGAGGCGATCGAGCACCGGCATGCGCAGGTGGTCATCTACCAGGATGAGGCCAAGCGGCTTTCCGACATCCCACAGTTCGGTTTCGTCGACGAGCGCAACCGGGAACAGCGCAAGATGTGGGTGGACATCCTGCAGCAGGGCATCGCCGACGGCTCGTTCCGTCAGGACATCGACGTCGACCTGGTGTACCGGTTCATCCGTGACACCACCTGGGTTTCGGTCCGCTGGTATCAACCGGGCGGACCGCTTTCGGCCGAAGAGGTCGGCCGGCAATACCTCGCCATCGTCCTCGGCGGAATCACCGCCGGGAACGCCACTGTCAAAGGAGACCAGTAA
- the ipdB gene encoding cholesterol ring-cleaving hydrolase subunit IpdB has protein sequence MIAVTRAEVCAVACAELFRDAGEIMASPMTTVVQIGARLARLTFSPDIVLTDGEARIMADTPAMGAPFAVEGWMPFNRVFETLAWGKRHVVMGANQIDRYGNQNLSAFGPIQHPTRQMFGVRGAPGNSINHATSYFVGNHTKRVFCDSVDIVSGIGWDKIDPENPAYRFANVYRVVSNLGVFDFNGPDHQMRALSLHPGVEAGQVAENTSFEVHGLEQAETTRLATDEELRLLRKVIDPKSLRDKEVKG, from the coding sequence GTGATTGCCGTGACCCGTGCCGAGGTGTGCGCCGTCGCCTGCGCCGAGCTGTTCCGCGACGCCGGCGAGATCATGGCCAGCCCGATGACCACCGTGGTCCAGATCGGTGCCCGACTGGCCCGGCTGACCTTCTCCCCCGACATCGTGCTGACCGACGGTGAGGCCCGCATCATGGCCGACACTCCGGCCATGGGCGCGCCGTTCGCCGTCGAGGGCTGGATGCCGTTCAACCGGGTCTTCGAGACCCTGGCCTGGGGCAAGCGCCATGTGGTGATGGGCGCCAACCAGATCGACCGCTACGGCAACCAGAACCTGTCGGCCTTCGGCCCTATCCAGCACCCGACCCGGCAGATGTTCGGGGTCCGCGGCGCGCCCGGAAACAGCATCAACCACGCCACGAGCTACTTCGTCGGCAACCACACCAAGCGGGTGTTCTGCGACTCGGTGGACATCGTCTCCGGAATCGGTTGGGACAAGATCGATCCGGAGAACCCGGCCTACCGGTTCGCCAACGTCTACCGCGTGGTGTCCAACCTGGGCGTGTTCGACTTCAACGGCCCCGACCACCAGATGCGTGCGCTGTCGCTGCACCCCGGCGTCGAAGCCGGCCAGGTCGCCGAGAACACCTCCTTCGAGGTGCACGGCCTTGAGCAGGCCGAGACCACCCGGCTGGCCACCGACGAGGAGCTCAGGCTCCTGCGCAAGGTCATCGATCCGAAGTCGCTGCGCGACAAAGAGGTCAAGGGCTAG
- a CDS encoding helix-turn-helix domain-containing protein yields the protein MAMKPWDGDRPQTPRTVLKQDIVSARGLSFNFVSERISAPTDWCSVDATNHVMYVYRHGAMRSMETLLDWGPSGRVPPSAGDIWWKPAGLACAALVQGDTAGYCEISIPGRAIGDAALIPRVKYRNPLIHHLVEEICSVAGREDTVARLLKESSAETLRLLIVDAHTLGRQGKRDERRSLDATTQAAIVEYLNDGLDSEISVDSLARFAGMPVETFIKAFRRAFHTTPYQFLLDRRIEQAKTLLVSTSLSMTEIGSAVGFPNPSHFAATFGRRVGLSPRAYRRSVR from the coding sequence ATGGCCATGAAGCCGTGGGACGGTGACCGACCCCAGACTCCACGTACGGTGCTCAAGCAGGACATCGTCTCGGCCCGCGGCTTGTCGTTCAACTTCGTCAGCGAACGGATATCCGCACCCACCGATTGGTGCAGCGTCGACGCCACCAACCACGTGATGTACGTATATCGGCACGGAGCCATGCGCTCAATGGAGACGCTGCTCGACTGGGGCCCCTCAGGACGTGTTCCGCCCAGCGCGGGAGACATCTGGTGGAAACCTGCCGGCCTTGCCTGCGCAGCACTGGTCCAAGGCGACACTGCGGGATATTGCGAGATCTCAATTCCTGGTCGTGCGATTGGCGATGCGGCTTTGATTCCGCGGGTCAAATATCGAAACCCGCTGATCCATCATCTCGTTGAGGAGATCTGCAGCGTTGCCGGTCGTGAGGACACGGTCGCTCGGTTACTCAAAGAATCTTCGGCAGAGACACTGCGACTGCTCATCGTCGACGCCCACACGCTAGGCCGGCAAGGAAAGCGCGACGAGCGTCGGTCTCTGGACGCCACCACTCAGGCGGCGATCGTCGAGTACCTGAACGACGGCTTGGACTCCGAGATCAGCGTGGACTCGCTGGCGCGGTTCGCCGGGATGCCCGTCGAAACATTCATCAAGGCATTCCGGCGGGCGTTCCACACCACCCCGTATCAATTCCTGTTGGATCGCCGCATCGAGCAGGCCAAGACCTTGCTGGTGAGCACCTCCTTGTCGATGACAGAAATCGGCTCTGCGGTGGGCTTTCCGAACCCGAGTCACTTTGCCGCCACGTTCGGACGTCGTGTCGGTCTATCGCCTCGCGCCTACCGCCGGTCAGTGCGATAG
- the fadA6 gene encoding steroid 3-ketoacyl-CoA thiolase FadA6 — MPEAYIVDAVRTPVGKKNGSLAQVHPIDLGVHAFRAIFDRVDVDPGAVDDVIVGCVDAIGGQAGNIGRLTWLAAGYPEAVPGVTVDRQCGSSQQAISFGAQAIMSGTADLILAGGMQNMSWIPISSAMVLGKEFGFTSPTNESKSWLHRYGDQEISQFRGSEMIAEKWDISREEMEEFAYNSHQRAFAAIRAGHFDNEIIPVGDFGVDEGPRESTLEKLASLKPLVEGGRLTAALASQISDGAAAVLLASEEAVNKYNLKPRARIHHISARGDDPVMMLTGPIPATQYALEKTGLSIDDIDTVEINEAFAPVVLAWLKETKADPAKVNPSGGAIALGHPLGATGAKLFTTMLNTLERTGGRYGLQTMCEGGGTANVTIIERL; from the coding sequence ATGCCTGAGGCATACATTGTCGACGCCGTGCGTACGCCGGTCGGAAAGAAGAACGGCTCGCTGGCGCAGGTGCACCCGATCGACCTCGGCGTGCACGCGTTCCGCGCCATCTTCGACCGCGTCGACGTCGACCCGGGTGCGGTTGACGACGTCATCGTCGGTTGCGTCGACGCCATCGGCGGGCAGGCCGGCAACATCGGCCGCCTAACCTGGCTGGCCGCCGGCTACCCCGAAGCCGTCCCCGGCGTCACCGTCGACCGGCAGTGCGGTTCCAGCCAGCAGGCCATTTCCTTCGGCGCCCAGGCCATCATGTCCGGCACCGCGGACCTCATCCTGGCCGGCGGCATGCAGAACATGAGCTGGATCCCGATCTCCTCGGCCATGGTCCTCGGCAAGGAGTTCGGATTCACCTCGCCCACAAACGAATCCAAGAGCTGGCTGCACCGCTACGGCGATCAGGAGATCTCGCAGTTCCGCGGCTCGGAGATGATCGCCGAGAAGTGGGACATCTCCCGCGAGGAGATGGAGGAGTTCGCCTACAACAGCCACCAGCGTGCGTTCGCCGCGATCCGGGCCGGGCACTTCGACAACGAGATCATCCCGGTCGGCGACTTCGGCGTCGACGAGGGACCGCGTGAGTCGACGCTGGAGAAGCTGGCCTCGCTCAAGCCCCTGGTCGAAGGCGGCCGGCTGACTGCCGCGCTGGCCAGCCAGATCTCCGACGGCGCCGCCGCGGTGCTGCTGGCTTCGGAAGAAGCCGTCAACAAGTACAACCTGAAGCCCCGCGCCCGCATCCACCACATCAGCGCCCGTGGTGATGATCCGGTGATGATGCTGACCGGCCCGATCCCGGCCACCCAGTACGCCCTGGAGAAGACCGGCCTGTCGATCGACGACATTGACACCGTCGAGATCAACGAGGCCTTCGCGCCGGTCGTACTGGCCTGGCTCAAGGAGACCAAGGCCGATCCGGCGAAGGTCAACCCGAGTGGCGGTGCCATCGCGCTGGGCCACCCCCTGGGCGCCACCGGCGCCAAGCTGTTCACCACCATGCTCAACACCCTCGAGCGCACCGGCGGCCGCTACGGTCTGCAGACCATGTGTGAGGGTGGCGGCACCGCCAACGTCACCATCATCGAGCGCCTGTAG
- the ipdA gene encoding cholesterol ring-cleaving hydrolase subunit IpdA gives MTDKRTTLDEAVASIESGMTIGLGGWGSRRKPMAFVRALLRTDVKDLTVVTYGGPDLGLLCSAGKVKRAYYGFVSLDSPPFYDPWFAKARTTGAIEAREMDEGMLRCGLQAAAQRLPFLPIRAGLGTDVRTFWGDELKTVKSPYPTDGAYEELVAMPALNLDAAFVHMNLGDAKGNAAYTGIDPYFDDLFLMSAQRRFLSVERVVSTEELVKAVPTQALLINRMMVDSVVEAPGGAHFTTNEPDYRRDEKFQRHYAEAAGSDETWAEFVKTYLSGSEADYQAAVRAFKTAQEENK, from the coding sequence ATGACAGATAAAAGGACAACGCTCGACGAGGCGGTCGCCTCGATCGAAAGCGGTATGACGATCGGCCTCGGCGGCTGGGGCTCTCGGCGCAAGCCGATGGCCTTCGTCCGCGCCCTGCTGCGCACCGACGTCAAGGACCTGACCGTGGTCACCTACGGCGGTCCCGATCTGGGCCTGCTGTGCTCGGCCGGCAAGGTCAAGCGCGCCTACTACGGCTTCGTGTCGCTGGACTCGCCGCCGTTCTACGACCCGTGGTTCGCCAAGGCCCGCACCACCGGTGCGATCGAGGCCCGTGAGATGGACGAGGGCATGCTGCGCTGCGGCCTGCAGGCTGCCGCCCAGCGGCTGCCATTCCTGCCGATCCGGGCCGGTCTCGGTACCGACGTCCGCACATTCTGGGGCGACGAGCTCAAGACCGTGAAGTCCCCATACCCCACCGACGGTGCCTACGAAGAACTCGTCGCGATGCCTGCGCTGAACCTCGACGCGGCGTTCGTGCACATGAATCTCGGTGACGCCAAGGGTAATGCGGCCTACACCGGCATCGACCCGTACTTCGATGACCTGTTCCTCATGTCGGCACAGCGCCGCTTCCTGTCCGTGGAGCGCGTGGTGTCCACCGAGGAGCTGGTCAAAGCCGTTCCGACGCAGGCCCTGCTGATCAACCGGATGATGGTTGATTCCGTGGTCGAGGCTCCGGGCGGTGCGCACTTCACCACCAACGAGCCCGATTACCGGCGCGACGAGAAGTTCCAGCGCCACTACGCCGAGGCCGCCGGTTCCGACGAGACCTGGGCCGAGTTCGTCAAGACGTACCTGTCCGGTAGCGAAGCCGATTACCAGGCCGCGGTCCGTGCGTTCAAGACTGCTCAGGAGGAAAACAAGTGA
- a CDS encoding DUF4153 domain-containing protein gives MTTTVSGLPAPLIGPALPRQGEPGWTVWSRRVWPLAPLAAAPRRVLASALVAGLVGTAVWRVSVLSVGYLVVGVLVFGVVYGTAPRRPSRSEWVGIGLTLALLAVPALLAAEWMGGLCLAAAWIVGWCTLVGGRTWTAVFTGPFVPWVLFGRLRGWVEQAVKACLPDRSGLPSLGRVAAVAGLTVGLVVIFGALFAAADPAFAHLAGNLVPSFGGVDFAARAVVFGIVVTFVLGGAYLVRFPPRLDALAPAPMQPVPRWEWALPLGVLDALFVAFVAVQATVLFGGHTHVLETEGLTYAEYARQGFWQLLWVSALTLLVLSGVIRVAGRVTAADRRLVRILVGILCATSIVVVISSIHRMWLYQQAYGFSTERLIVITTEVWLGVVFVLVAIAGIRMTGRWLPRAVLVAGVLALLGLAALNPERLIVDRNIERFEQTGALDAEYLSGLSSDIDPALARLPEHVRSCVQSHRAQSDPWYQFNLSRWSADRPENADLPEYCSSYWSYPTYR, from the coding sequence ATGACGACAACGGTTTCGGGATTGCCGGCACCACTGATCGGGCCGGCGCTGCCGCGCCAGGGTGAGCCGGGTTGGACGGTGTGGTCCCGCCGGGTGTGGCCGCTTGCCCCGCTGGCCGCTGCGCCACGCCGGGTCCTGGCGTCGGCCCTGGTCGCCGGACTGGTCGGCACGGCGGTCTGGCGGGTGTCCGTGCTCAGCGTCGGCTATCTGGTGGTCGGTGTGCTGGTCTTCGGGGTCGTCTACGGCACGGCGCCGCGCCGGCCGAGCCGTTCCGAATGGGTGGGTATCGGTCTGACGCTGGCCTTGCTGGCCGTGCCTGCACTGCTGGCCGCCGAGTGGATGGGTGGCCTGTGTCTGGCGGCCGCCTGGATCGTCGGCTGGTGCACTCTGGTCGGTGGCCGTACCTGGACTGCCGTGTTCACCGGGCCGTTCGTTCCGTGGGTGTTGTTCGGTCGGTTGCGCGGTTGGGTGGAGCAGGCGGTCAAGGCCTGTTTACCGGATCGCTCGGGTCTGCCCAGCCTGGGTCGCGTGGCGGCGGTGGCCGGACTCACCGTCGGCCTGGTGGTGATCTTCGGCGCTCTGTTCGCCGCCGCCGACCCGGCGTTCGCGCACCTCGCCGGAAACCTGGTGCCCTCCTTCGGCGGCGTCGACTTCGCGGCACGGGCAGTCGTCTTCGGCATCGTGGTGACATTCGTACTGGGCGGTGCATACCTGGTGCGGTTCCCGCCGAGGCTGGATGCGCTGGCCCCGGCGCCCATGCAGCCGGTCCCGCGGTGGGAGTGGGCGCTGCCGCTGGGAGTGCTCGACGCACTGTTCGTCGCGTTCGTCGCGGTACAGGCCACTGTGTTGTTCGGCGGGCACACCCATGTGCTGGAGACCGAGGGGCTGACGTATGCCGAGTACGCGCGCCAGGGGTTCTGGCAGTTGCTGTGGGTGTCCGCGTTGACGCTGCTGGTGCTCAGTGGGGTGATTCGGGTGGCGGGAAGGGTCACTGCTGCCGACCGCCGGCTGGTGCGAATACTGGTCGGAATTCTTTGTGCCACATCAATTGTGGTGGTGATCTCGTCGATCCACCGGATGTGGCTGTACCAGCAGGCGTACGGCTTCAGCACCGAGCGGCTGATAGTCATCACCACCGAGGTATGGCTGGGCGTGGTGTTCGTACTCGTCGCGATCGCCGGGATCCGGATGACCGGTCGGTGGCTGCCGCGGGCGGTGCTGGTGGCCGGTGTCCTGGCCCTGCTCGGCCTCGCCGCGTTGAACCCGGAACGATTGATCGTCGACCGCAACATCGAACGCTTCGAGCAGACGGGGGCGCTCGACGCCGAATATTTGTCCGGGCTGTCGTCCGACATCGATCCGGCACTGGCCCGGTTGCCCGAGCATGTCCGCTCATGCGTGCAGTCTCACCGCGCTCAGTCGGATCCGTGGTACCAGTTCAATCTGTCGCGGTGGAGCGCCGACCGTCCGGAGAATGCCGATCTGCCGGAGTATTGCTCGTCGTACTGGTCGTATCCGACCTACCGGTAG
- a CDS encoding HAMP domain-containing sensor histidine kinase: MAEFWDRLPRPLDPFASFKVKTGLLVGGAILLASFTFWVGASWQFRYALLAALATSLILTQFLAHGMTSPLRQMTAAARAMARGDYSLRVRATSRDEIGQLATAFNQMAADLGAADEYRRGLIGNVSHELRTPITALQAVLENVVDGVVEPDPETMRMALSQTERLGELVTNLLDLSRVEGGAIPLQISRFDVDEFLREAVEHVSVSATDVSVALKVSPPDLKAVADPARLRQVVVNLVDNAIRHSPAGGRVTVLATREASGLRIEVTDQGPGIAPAERERVFERFTRGATSDGGTGLGLAIARWAVELHGGVIEVMDTDTGCRIRVSIPESATGERPR; this comes from the coding sequence ATCGCCGAGTTCTGGGACCGGCTACCCAGACCACTGGACCCGTTCGCGTCGTTCAAGGTCAAGACCGGACTGTTGGTGGGCGGGGCGATCCTGTTGGCCTCCTTCACGTTCTGGGTCGGCGCCAGCTGGCAGTTCCGGTATGCGCTGCTGGCCGCGCTCGCCACCTCGCTGATCCTGACGCAGTTCCTCGCCCACGGCATGACCTCACCGCTGCGGCAGATGACCGCGGCCGCGCGGGCCATGGCCCGTGGTGACTACAGCCTCCGGGTGCGCGCCACCTCGCGCGACGAAATCGGCCAATTGGCAACGGCATTCAACCAGATGGCCGCCGACCTCGGGGCCGCCGACGAGTATCGGCGCGGGTTGATCGGCAACGTGTCTCACGAGCTGCGCACGCCCATCACCGCGCTGCAGGCCGTGCTGGAGAACGTGGTGGACGGGGTCGTCGAACCCGATCCCGAGACCATGCGGATGGCGCTGTCTCAAACCGAACGCCTCGGTGAGCTGGTGACCAATCTGCTCGACCTGTCGCGCGTCGAAGGTGGCGCAATTCCGTTGCAGATCAGCAGGTTCGATGTCGACGAGTTCCTGCGTGAGGCCGTCGAACACGTGTCTGTGTCGGCCACCGACGTGTCCGTGGCGCTCAAGGTGTCGCCGCCGGACCTCAAGGCCGTGGCGGACCCGGCGCGGCTGCGGCAGGTCGTGGTGAACTTGGTGGACAACGCGATTCGGCACAGTCCGGCCGGCGGCCGGGTGACGGTGCTCGCGACTCGGGAGGCATCGGGTCTGCGGATCGAGGTGACCGATCAGGGGCCGGGCATCGCACCCGCCGAACGTGAGCGGGTTTTCGAACGATTCACCCGTGGTGCCACCTCCGACGGCGGCACCGGTCTGGGTCTGGCGATCGCACGGTGGGCCGTCGAATTGCACGGCGGTGTCATCGAAGTGATGGACACCGATACGGGATGTCGGATCAGGGTCAGCATCCCTGAGTCCGCGACGGGGGAGAGGCCACGATGA
- the ipdC gene encoding (3aS,4S,5R,7aS)-5-hydroxy-7a-methyl-1-oxo-octahydro-1H-indene-4-carboxyl-CoA dehydrogenase — translation MGKLKTPLTELVGIEHPVVQTGMGWVAGARLVAATSNAGGLGILASATMTLEELQTAVTKVKAATDKPFGINMRADAGDAGDRVDLLIREGVKVASFALAPKPELIAKLKDAGVVVIPSVGAAKHAKKVAGWGADAVIVQGGEGGGHTGPVATTLLLPSVLDAVKDTGMPVIAAGGFFDGRGLAAALSYGAAGVAMGTRFLLTSDSTVPDAVKQRYLHAALDGTVVSTRVDGMPHRVLRTGLVEKLESGSRARGFAAAIGNAQKFKKLSGMSWPSMIKDGLAMRHGKELTWSQVVMAANTPMLLKAGLVEGNTDAGVLASGQVAGIIDDLPSCAELVQKIVDDAVAHLQSASAYIQ, via the coding sequence ATGGGCAAGCTCAAGACTCCGCTGACCGAACTGGTCGGCATCGAGCATCCCGTCGTGCAGACCGGGATGGGCTGGGTGGCCGGTGCCCGACTGGTCGCCGCAACCTCCAACGCCGGCGGGCTCGGCATCCTGGCGTCGGCGACCATGACGCTCGAGGAACTGCAGACCGCCGTCACCAAGGTCAAGGCCGCCACCGACAAACCCTTCGGCATCAACATGCGTGCCGACGCGGGCGATGCCGGTGATCGTGTCGACCTCCTGATCCGCGAAGGAGTCAAAGTCGCCTCCTTCGCTCTAGCTCCCAAGCCCGAGCTGATCGCCAAGCTGAAAGATGCCGGCGTCGTGGTGATCCCATCGGTGGGTGCGGCCAAGCACGCCAAGAAGGTGGCCGGCTGGGGTGCCGACGCGGTGATCGTGCAGGGCGGGGAGGGCGGTGGCCACACCGGTCCGGTCGCCACCACGCTGCTGTTGCCCTCGGTGCTCGATGCGGTCAAGGACACCGGCATGCCGGTGATCGCCGCCGGCGGCTTCTTCGACGGCCGTGGTCTGGCCGCCGCGCTGTCGTACGGCGCCGCTGGAGTGGCCATGGGGACCCGGTTCCTGCTCACATCCGACTCGACCGTGCCCGACGCCGTCAAGCAGCGCTACCTGCACGCCGCGCTGGACGGCACCGTGGTATCCACCCGGGTCGACGGCATGCCGCACCGGGTGCTACGCACCGGGCTGGTGGAGAAGCTGGAAAGCGGTTCGCGGGCACGCGGATTCGCCGCTGCGATCGGCAACGCCCAGAAGTTCAAGAAGCTTTCGGGGATGAGCTGGCCCTCGATGATCAAGGACGGCCTGGCCATGCGGCACGGCAAGGAACTCACCTGGTCACAGGTCGTTATGGCGGCCAACACCCCGATGCTGCTCAAAGCCGGTCTGGTGGAAGGTAATACCGACGCCGGCGTGCTGGCCTCGGGACAGGTTGCGGGCATCATCGACGATCTGCCGTCGTGCGCCGAACTGGTGCAGAAGATCGTCGACGACGCCGTCGCACATCTGCAGTCGGCGTCGGCCTACATCCAGTAG
- a CDS encoding cysteine hydrolase, which produces MTALALDSLSRITPLAPVALDPEALGYPPHNRASIPPLAKQWEQLDFREILSRPAAFLSISQSNSLYKPGGVQYAEGHAFRGSLEATVKAVKAARSAPNFVSFNWIGFSVFRDEYPKTDFDKAQYDGWTGHIDATPEQIAWDNELVGELRELVEPGDNELYEKALQTAFVGTDLPGALNRQRVEVVVLTGIHLDWCVEGNARAARDHGLLPIVIGDATGTAHPDQERAAFERINNFFAPVITSDQLVEWVSR; this is translated from the coding sequence GTGACCGCACTCGCCCTCGACAGCTTGTCTCGAATCACCCCGCTTGCGCCGGTTGCGCTCGATCCCGAAGCGCTGGGCTACCCGCCCCATAACCGGGCGTCGATTCCGCCGCTGGCCAAGCAGTGGGAGCAGCTCGATTTCCGTGAGATCCTCTCGCGGCCGGCGGCTTTCCTGTCGATCAGCCAATCCAACTCCCTGTACAAGCCGGGCGGGGTTCAGTACGCGGAGGGCCATGCCTTCCGTGGCAGCCTCGAGGCGACCGTGAAAGCGGTAAAGGCCGCACGGTCGGCGCCGAATTTCGTGTCGTTCAACTGGATCGGGTTCTCGGTGTTCCGTGACGAGTACCCGAAGACCGATTTCGACAAGGCACAGTACGACGGGTGGACCGGCCACATCGACGCGACCCCGGAGCAGATCGCCTGGGACAACGAGCTGGTGGGGGAACTGCGCGAGCTCGTCGAACCCGGTGACAACGAGCTATACGAGAAGGCGCTGCAGACGGCGTTCGTCGGCACCGACCTACCCGGTGCGCTGAACCGGCAACGGGTCGAGGTGGTGGTGCTCACCGGCATCCACCTCGACTGGTGCGTCGAAGGCAATGCGCGGGCAGCGCGTGACCACGGCCTGCTGCCCATCGTGATCGGCGATGCGACAGGTACTGCCCACCCCGACCAGGAGCGCGCCGCCTTCGAGCGGATCAACAACTTCTTCGCGCCGGTCATCACGTCGGACCAGCTCGTGGAGTGGGTCAGCCGCTGA